The genomic stretch ATTGGGTCTTGGATTAACATTTATCCAGACTTTAGTCGGGGGAGCAGCTGATAAAATTGGGGGGTACATTGATGTCGTAGATCTAGCAGAGAAGCCGACTTCATCTAACCCTTTAGTTGTGCCAAGGGAGTTAGAAGTTAAATTAAATTCAAACAAGAACGTTAATATTGGTTTTTATAATAAAGGTCCAGCTTCAGCAACTAACGTTAAGCCAATACTCGATGAATGTATAACATTAACAGATGACACAGCTGATGGGACTATCACTTTAGTTTCACTTAAAAAAGATTCTGTCGCTCCAAGTGAAAGTCAAGGATATAAGGCAGTCTTAACTGTTGAGGACGTTCCTGAAGGAAACTATATCTGTACATTGACAATGGAAGCAAGTTCAGATGAAAGTAACCTGCCAAGTACAGATTTTTACCTAAATGTTATATCATAGGTGGTTATAATGAAAAAAAGATTAGCCCAAGAACATCAATTTGAAATATTGCTTTTAGTGCTTGATAAGGTATTATGGCTAGGTTTTGGTATTATGACATTTGGTCTTTATAAGATGACAAGTACAGGCATTGTAAGTGAAGGTTTAAACTATCTTATTGCAGGTATAATATTATTAACAATATTTGTTTGGCTATTAATTAAAGAATATCATTTTTAGAAATATGATAACAAAAAAAGGGATGGAATTATCAATTCAATTTTTTGTTCTTTTAATTTTAGCATTAGTCATTTTTGGTTATTCTATTAGTTTTATATATGAATTATTTAGCCAGGCTTCAAAACTCGAAAGCATGGCATTTGACCAACTCGATAAACAAGTAGAATTAATAACTTGTGGAACTCAGCAAGTATGTCTAGGCACTGCAAGAAAAACAATTACAAGGGGTTCTTTTAAGATTTTTACAGTTAGAGTTCTTAATTCGAGAAATGAACAATCTGACTTTTCAATGGTGGTTGAAGATTCAGGTATAAGGCCGGAAGGAGCAGGATTCCTGTATTTTAAACCGAACTCCAGGGATTTTACACTTGGGGCTGGCGAAATTAAAACTGTGGGTATCGGGGTTGAAGTGCCTGCAACAGCAGTTTCAGGCAATTATGTATTAAATGTGAAAGTTACTTCTGATAATTTACAATACGGGGGTTTGCCTGCGTATAAGATTAACGTAATAGTGCCTTAAAATTTTTGAGAACCTGGTTCTTTATTTCATCAGCTAAACTATTATCTTTATTGAGGATAAGTTTTATTGAACTAGGTTTTTCTAAAACATTTTTTAATAAGTTAAGTTTATCACCTTTTTCTAAGGCTTTGCCCATTGCAAGCTTTAACTTTTCCGGGATAAATAACTGGATAAAATAATCCCCAAATACGAGCGTATCATTCGGCAGATATTCTTTAAGGTTTTGCACGTTTAAACCCATTTTTTTATAGAATTCTTTAGCATTCTTTTCAAGCAATGAATTTCCTTTAAACATAAAATAAAACCTGTGTCCTCTCTCTAATAATTTTTTGTAATAATTATATTCTGCTCTTAAATAATATATTGATTTCCACTCGTGGCTTACTTTGCAACAAATTATATCATTTTTCTTTTTGGTTAGATAATTTTTCATAAAATAATAAAGATATTTTTCAGCGTCAAATATAGTTTCAAAGTTAAGAATCATTATCTCCTTACCCGAGTTTGCTTCTTTTAGCCCAAATCTCTGCAGTCTTTGTTTTGTATAATAATTAGTTTCAACAATGTCTGTAAATGATTGGACTTTTTTGACCCATGCGATATTTATCTCATATTTTCTCTCTTTTGATTTTAATACTGATAATTCAGTTAATTCTTTTACAGCCTTATATACTGATTGATAACTTCCTGAATAATTATACTCCTTTTTTATTGCATAATAAATCTCTCGCAAGCTAAGCGACCATTTATTTGTTAAAATGTTAATAACTGCATCTTTGCTTGTTTTGGGTTTATTTTCAAGATCAGGGATTAGAATTTCAAATGCCATCAAAAATAATAATTTGATTAAATTATAAACCTTTTGGTTTATTTTTAATTAAACCAAAGGTTAATCATTTCTTTTTTGATTAAGTTATTCAAAGGTGATATATTATGAAAAGAATGATAGTAGAAGGAATGGATAGAGATAATGTAGGGTTGAATTATTTAATTGATGTTAAAAGCTACAGATTGGGCCTTGTTGGCAGGATTGATTCTGAAGGTAATTTTTTTCAGGGAAATAATCCGAGATCAATTGAGCAGATTATTAAGGGTGGAATTGTTCCGGAATCAACACAAACAATAATTATGGAAGATGGCAGAGTTTATAGTTGGGCAGAACAGGATAGGCTTAAGGCAACATTAAATGATTTAAAATCTGCCTGCGGATTTGAAAATGCTTATAAGCTGATTCAACAAAATCCTTCTAAATTTTATAGGTAAGCAAAATGAAATTTCCTTGGCACAAATATAATGAACTTGAATTGGAGAGGAGAAACACTCTCCAAGTTTTTATTACAAACCGATGTAATTTAAACTGTTCAGGATGTTTTGCCAGAAACATGATGGAAGATAAGCAGCACATATCTTTGGAAGAATACAGAACCGTTTTAGTTGAGTTTATCCGAAAAGGCGGAAAACAGATTAATTTATTGGGGGGGGAACCATTTTTGCATCCAAATTTAAAGGAAATTCTCAAGCTAAACGAGAAATTTAAAATAAAGACCACAATCTACACCAATGGTTATTTCCTAAATCAATTAACAAAAAAAGATTTATGCAATGCAAAGTTAAGAGTTTCAATATACTCAAAAAATAAAAACAAAGGCGTGGAAAATATCCCTAAAACTGATTTAAAGTTTGATGCTAACTTTATGGTTTCAGCAATTACAACCGTAGAAGAATTAGTGGAATGCGCGGATTATGTTGAAAAAAATTGTGACTGCAAAACTTTTTTTATTTCTAGCATTAGGGAGCTTGATAATCCGAGACAAGAATTCTTCGATGATACAAAGATTACAATGCCAGTTATTAAGTATAAGGAATTAGTGCATGATTTTTTAAAAAAATATGACGGGAATCTGAGAATTGATATTTCAAAACGCGGAGTTTTTGAAAGCGCAAAAACTTTGCCTGATACAAAATGCAGGTTTGCTAATTATTTTATCGGCGGTAAGATTATTCAATGTCCGTTTGATATTGCAAATCAAAAATTTCAAAATGGCTACGAGTTTAACATTAGGCCTTGCCAGCACAACAATACCTGTTTAATGTCAAAGATTGTTTTAGAAAAAATCACTTAACAAGTTTCTTAGGCATGCATTTCCATGAATAAAATAGACCTGTAAGTGATAAACCTCCGAATGTTAAAAAGATATTTTTTACAATTGCAAAAAAAAATTCGTCCGGAAACATTCGTTTCATATTGCTTACAGCAGGATCAAACATCCATGTGCCTGCTTTAAAAAAAATTTGATGGAAATATATAAATGCAGTCTCAAATAAAGGTATAAGTAATAATATTGCTCCAAATAAAATTATAGATAATAAAGAGCCCTTCATTAACAGCGCGTAAAAATCATTTTTTACAATGAAGATTCCAGTTAACCACATAACTGCAAGGAAAATTAATAGGTTAGTTCCCCCCTGCATTAATACCCTGACGTCGCGAAGATGCTCTTTTTCTGCCCGATTATAAAAATTGTCTTCAA from Candidatus Woesearchaeota archaeon encodes the following:
- a CDS encoding radical SAM protein, coding for MKFPWHKYNELELERRNTLQVFITNRCNLNCSGCFARNMMEDKQHISLEEYRTVLVEFIRKGGKQINLLGGEPFLHPNLKEILKLNEKFKIKTTIYTNGYFLNQLTKKDLCNAKLRVSIYSKNKNKGVENIPKTDLKFDANFMVSAITTVEELVECADYVEKNCDCKTFFISSIRELDNPRQEFFDDTKITMPVIKYKELVHDFLKKYDGNLRIDISKRGVFESAKTLPDTKCRFANYFIGGKIIQCPFDIANQKFQNGYEFNIRPCQHNNTCLMSKIVLEKIT
- a CDS encoding DUF1461 domain-containing protein, with the protein product MNKNNAFVKWYMIITLPLILLFSSFYYWMYNDAYFQNQFEKFDVYSGFDLTKEELNIKNSELIYYLKDGSNLIEDNFYNRAEKEHLRDVRVLMQGGTNLLIFLAVMWLTGIFIVKNDFYALLMKGSLLSIILFGAILLLIPLFETAFIYFHQIFFKAGTWMFDPAVSNMKRMFPDEFFFAIVKNIFLTFGGLSLTGLFYSWKCMPKKLVK